From the genome of Labeo rohita strain BAU-BD-2019 chromosome 12, IGBB_LRoh.1.0, whole genome shotgun sequence:
CAGCTGCCTCATAGACCAACATATAGCCGTCTCAGCACATGCATGATAAACACCGTGGCTATTGAAAAATCTGGATCTTTGCAGCTGATATATCTGGTATATTTCGGCAAAATGAAGTTCGTCAGGTTTATTATGAAGAATGCTGCTTTGGCCAGTGCTCCTCATCACATTGAACACTTCTCCAAATTTTCACCTTCTCCGCTTTCTATGAAACAGTTTCTGGATTTTGGTGAGTGCTTTTTCTACTGTGTTATATTGTTCGTTTATGCAATCCTATGCATAACTAATAGCTTCATATAAACGCTGTTTATTGCCCATGAAAGTGGTCGTGTGTGGTCGCAGAACAGACAGTTGCATTAATGcaactaaatattattattgtgcaCTATAGTGCGTTTCTGATTACGTCCATGGTTATGTAGCACCACTGCATGTGTtctttatcaataaattatttggTATTGCTTTACCAGCTGTGTGTAGCTATGTCCGATTCGGGAACAAATTGTTCTTAGATTCGGATCTTTTCAGTGAATTCGCTGAACCGGCTCACAGAATCAGTCTGAATTTATTTACGAATCTGATTGAACTATACATCGGACTGAATTAACAATTCTATAATTTAAACCTGAACTGAGCATATAAAAGAATTAGGAATAAACCAAGAACTGCCAAATTACTTATCTAAACAGCAGAAAGcctaaaaataaaacgtattgGAACTAGTTTTCGTCCTGATTATGTTATTTTgtggtttttaataaatagaattacaaataaaattcatGCAGGAGatgtaaataaattttagtgttcttttaattaattttaggaGTTTAATCATGGCTGCAACAAACTGAACTAGGACACAATATATGACATTAAACATccttattaatacaatttaatcgTCAAAGCTGACATTTTCCAACATAATGTCTTTAAACTTTTTACAGCACGCCAAAGACGAAGTGACGACGCAGTGATTCAATCGTTTTTTTGAACCGGTTCTTTGAAACAAACTGTTCGAAAGAACCGATTCGCGGGAAATGACTCGGAATTTCCATCCTACTGTTCATAGGCGCGAAGTGTTGCATCATTTTAACCGCTGTTGGCTTTGTTTGCAATCACTGCCATGTTTATGCACCTGTATTCGACTGtgtttaattgcattatttatgAGCAACGTGCATACATTTTAGTTCCAAACTCATACCATTatactaattaatatttataacatgTCGCGTGTGTTTACCAAGATGCAATGTTGCTTTCCTCCAGGTTCTACCAATGCATGTGAGAAAACGTCTTTTGTTTTCCTGAGACAAGAGCTGCCTGTACGTCTATCAAACATCATGAAAGAAATAAACCTGCTCCCCAAAAGATTACTTGCCACACCTTCTGTACAAATGGTTCAAAGCTGGTGAGTTCTACCacattttactgcatttataaTTGTATCTACCTAACCCAGATTTGTTTTAGCAACTTCAGTGTTTAAAATGCGATTAGGTGGCCAGAGACGtggtttttatatttagaatgaCACGTAAACACCGCGGTCTACTTGAGACTTGGCCAAACGCTGAACTTGCTGAGCTTGTGAACTTTGCCCTATATTCAGCTTCAGGGTGGGAGCTTACACTTCGTCTTTAAGGAGGGATTCTGTTGTGAACTTTGGCATACTTTCACTAACTCGTGTTTGTACGCGTCACTTCCCATCGTTGTTGCCTTTTAGGAAGAGTGGAAACTTGGAAACTCAGGCATAGCCACAACAAAACAACCTCCCATTAATATGCATGATATGCAACTGTTTAACGGTTGTTTTTCCACAGATGTTAGGTCAGTGTTCTTGTAAATGCATCTGTTTACTAGTGTAACGCATTTATCTGTCATCTTATCCAAAATCTCAGATATCTATAGATAATACAGTGCTCACATAGCattgaattttgttttaataatattctatttttttttttcaaagaaattaaaTCCTACTTCTTTTGTTGTCTGCTAAGGTATATACAGAGTTTAATGGACATCTTGGAATTCTTGGAGAAAAGTCCAGATGAACAAAGTGTATTAGAAGAGTAAGTAGaaataaatgtgtgaatttcataaaaaaagaaaaaatcttatGTTTGACCTCAACATCAAAagaaatgataatttttttttttttttttacattttttaatttaaattgaattgaGTTGTCATACAGTTACATATACAAATAGGCTTTGTTGTCAAACTACTTCTTTCTTACTTAAAAATACTTCTTAATTTCTCTCCTTGATTTTGGGGTCAGATATGTCCCAGATTTCTTCTTCATTGTTCATTGCACATTTTAACGCTCTTGAATATGCACACAGGTTTGTGAATGCTCTAGTCAACATCCGAAACAGGCACAATGATGTTGTACCTACTATGGCCCAAGGTGTGATTGAATATAAAGAAGTATTTGGTCAAGATCCAGTCACCAGTCAGAATATTCAGTATTTCCTGGACCGTTTCTACTTGAGCCGAATATCAATCAGAATGCTCATCAACCAGCACAGTAAGCGCAATATTCAGACCAAATAATAATTCTTGTTTCTTAAGTTGCTTGTATTTATGTCTTTTTATCGGATTTTTCAGCTCTTGTATTTGATGGTGCTACAAATCCAGTTCACCCCAACACCATTGGCAGTATAGACCCTCATTGCCAGGTGGCAGAAGTTGTTAAAGGTAAAGTATGCAAAATATATCTACTTTCAATCTGATGAAAGCACAAATACATAGAGTGGGTGTTTGTGTCAAATGTGCTACTCAAGATCAGTGACCCATTTGTTTAGTCAATACATATACAGtgcattttttcacattttatattgCAGCCTTAtgctaaactgttttaaattacttttttccacatatgaatctacactccatattccataatgacaaagcacaaaacagatttgtgaaaactttgcaaatttattaaaaaacaa
Proteins encoded in this window:
- the pdk2a gene encoding pyruvate dehydrogenase (acetyl-transferring) kinase isozyme 2, mitochondrial isoform X2; its protein translation is MINTVAIEKSGSLQLIYLVYFGKMKFVRFIMKNAALASAPHHIEHFSKFSPSPLSMKQFLDFGSTNACEKTSFVFLRQELPVRLSNIMKEINLLPKRLLATPSVQMVQSWYIQSLMDILEFLEKSPDEQSVLEEFVNALVNIRNRHNDVVPTMAQGVIEYKEVFGQDPVTSQNIQYFLDRFYLSRISIRMLINQHTLVFDGATNPVHPNTIGSIDPHCQVAEVVKDAYESAKMLCDQYYLSSPDLVLQELNTNNRNQPINIVYVPSHLYHMLFELFKNAMRATIENNKEGSNLPPIQVMVAIGGEDLTIKMSDRGGGVPFRKMENLFSYMYSTAPKPQMDDKQRAPLAGFGYGLPISRLYAKYFQGDLQLYSMEGHGTDAVIHLKALSTDSVERLPVFNKTARRNYEVTQGADDWCVPSREPLDLAVFRLAK
- the pdk2a gene encoding pyruvate dehydrogenase (acetyl-transferring) kinase isozyme 2, mitochondrial isoform X1; the protein is MINTVAIEKSGSLQLIYLVYFGKMKFVRFIMKNAALASAPHHIEHFSKFSPSPLSMKQFLDFGSTNACEKTSFVFLRQELPVRLSNIMKEINLLPKRLLATPSVQMVQSWYIQSLMDILEFLEKSPDEQSVLEEFVNALVNIRNRHNDVVPTMAQGVIEYKEVFGQDPVTSQNIQYFLDRFYLSRISIRMLINQHTLVFDGATNPVHPNTIGSIDPHCQVAEVVKDAYESAKMLCDQYYLSSPDLVLQELNSKKNIIILANNRNQPINIVYVPSHLYHMLFELFKNAMRATIENNKEGSNLPPIQVMVAIGGEDLTIKMSDRGGGVPFRKMENLFSYMYSTAPKPQMDDKQRAPLAGFGYGLPISRLYAKYFQGDLQLYSMEGHGTDAVIHLKALSTDSVERLPVFNKTARRNYEVTQGADDWCVPSREPLDLAVFRLAK